Within the Microbacterium sp. 1S1 genome, the region GGTGCTGAGCGGGCGGAGTCGGCGCAGCCACGCGTCCCCGTCGACGCCGAGACCGCCGGCGGTGCGCTCGATGTCGCGCCAGGCGACGGCGGCGCGGCCGTCATCGAGAGGGTGGGCGAAGGAGATCTCCGGCCGGATCCACTCGATCCGCTCGTCGAGCCCGAAAGCCCGGAAGAACGGCGAGGCGACGGCTGCCGGGTGGACGGCGGAACAGACGTCGTGTCGGAAGCCCGGGAGCGTGACCTCCTGCGTGCGCAGCCCGCCCCCGACCGTGTCCGCGGCCTCCAGGACCCGTACCCGGTAGCCGGCGCGGGCGAGGGAGACGGCGGCGGAGAGGCCGTTCGGTCCGGATCCGATGATCGTCGCGAGTGCCATGCGGCCAGTCTCGCACGCGGGCCCGCGGTCGGCGGAGGGGGTTGCGCCGTGCGATCCTGGAAGGGATGAATGAAGTCCAGGGCCCGACCCCCGCCGGCACCTCCCGTCCGTACCGTTCGCTTCCCGAGGCGCTCCGCGCCCACCGCATCGACCCGGTGAACCACGCGTTCATCACCGAGATCGTCGCGTCCGCGGGGGTGACGTCGCTGATCGACCGGGGTCGCTACATCGAGGCGATCCGTCGCGAGGGGGCGGCGCTGCACATCGGCCGCACGTACACGAACGGCTTCACGGAGGACGAGGTCGTGACTGTCGGTTCGACCCGCCTCCGCCTGCAGCCCAGCGAGGGGCGCGCGCCGTACTTCTACGTCACGCACCCGAGCGAGTTCGCCCCGCAGACCCCCGTCAAGGCCAAGCGCTCCTCGACGCCGCGCACCCCCGCCGCTGCGCGCACGCCCGCGGCTCCGAAGCCCGTCGAGCGCGACTACGGCGTGTGTGACGTGTGCTTCATGGTGAAGACCCCCGCCGGCGGCTGCGGCTGCGACTGATGTGCGCCGCTCCCGCGCGCGGCGGCGTCTCCGTCCGCGAGGCAGAGTGGCCGGGAGACGCGGCTTTCGTGAGTGCCGCCGTATCGACATACCTCAGACAGACCGAGCAGGAGAAGCACGACATCCTGGGTGACCCGGCGGAGCCCGAGGGTGAGCTCCCCGAGCGGTACCGGCCGGAGGTCCGCGACCCCGAGACCGCATACGCCGGAGGGCGGGTGCTCGTGGCGGAGGTCGACGGGGGTCCGGTCGGCGTGGTGATCGCCCTTCCGCATGCCGGGTACACCGAGATCAAGCGGCTCTGGGCGGATCCGACGGTCCGCGGCCGAGGCGTCGGGTCCGCGCTGCTCGACGCCGTCCTGCGGGAGGCGGAGGGGGCGGTGCGGCTGTCGGTCTGGGACTGGCGCGACGCCGCGATCCGGCTCTACACATCCCGCGGCTTCCGCCCCGCCGATGCCCGGGACGACCGCGATCGCCTTCTCTGTTTCGAATCGCGCACTTCGCTGCATCCGGCGGCCGAACGCAGCAAAGGGCGCGATTCGAAGGGCTAGGCGAAGGCGCTCATCCCGGTGATGTCACGGCCGAGCAGGAGCGCCTGGACCGACTCGGTGCCCTCGTAGGTGTGGATGGCCTCGATGTCGGCCATGTGCTGCATGACGCCGTTCTCCAGGAGGATGCCGTTGCCGCCGAGGAGGTCCCGCGCCGTCGCCGCGATTCGCCGGGCCGCCCGGGTGTTGTGGAACTTCGCGAGCGACGCCTGGGTCGGCCGCAGGGCGCCCGCCTGCTCCAGATCGGCCATCCGGCGGCAGTACAGCTGCATCGCCGTGAGATCTTCCAGCATGTGCGTCAGGCGCTCCTGCACCATCTGGAACTTCGCGAGCGGCTTGCCGAACTGCACCCGCTCCTTCGCGTAGGCCAGAGCCGCCTCGTAGCAGGCGGTCGCGTGACCGAGGGCCGACCAGGCGACACCGGACCGGGTGGCGTAGAGCACGGTCGAAGCGTCCTTGAAGCTCCTGGTCCCGGGAAGCACCGCGTCCAGCGGCACCCGTACGTCGTCCAGGCGGATGTGGGCCTGATGGATCGCGCGGAGGGAGGCCTTCCCGCGGATCACGGTGCCGGTGTAGCCGGGGGTGTCCTGCTCGACGAGGAAGCACCGCACCGATCCGTGTTCGGCGGCGGAGTCGTCGTCGACCCGCGCCCAGACGAACGTGATCCCGCCGGAGGCTCCGTTGCCGATCCACTTCTTGGTCCCGCGGAGCACCCAGGAGTCCCCGTCGCGACGGGCCACGGTCTCCAGCGAGACGGAGTCGGAGC harbors:
- a CDS encoding GNAT family N-acetyltransferase; protein product: MCAAPARGGVSVREAEWPGDAAFVSAAVSTYLRQTEQEKHDILGDPAEPEGELPERYRPEVRDPETAYAGGRVLVAEVDGGPVGVVIALPHAGYTEIKRLWADPTVRGRGVGSALLDAVLREAEGAVRLSVWDWRDAAIRLYTSRGFRPADARDDRDRLLCFESRTSLHPAAERSKGRDSKG
- a CDS encoding acyl-CoA dehydrogenase family protein, producing MSPEASPLPGERVASYDVTARQDSDYYAVFADLPAADREAWERAKAYVDEVAPQMAEAWDRAEYPLEAARRMGEMDLVVDGIDHPALTRLSPLAAGLVNMEISRGDGSLGTILAVQGGLALRTLALFGSPAQQDRWLTALADGSVLGSFALTEPDHGSDSVSLETVARRDGDSWVLRGTKKWIGNGASGGITFVWARVDDDSAAEHGSVRCFLVEQDTPGYTGTVIRGKASLRAIHQAHIRLDDVRVPLDAVLPGTRSFKDASTVLYATRSGVAWSALGHATACYEAALAYAKERVQFGKPLAKFQMVQERLTHMLEDLTAMQLYCRRMADLEQAGALRPTQASLAKFHNTRAARRIAATARDLLGGNGILLENGVMQHMADIEAIHTYEGTESVQALLLGRDITGMSAFA